The Streptomyces cyaneogriseus subsp. noncyanogenus region GGAGGTGAGGACGCGGCCGTCCTGCACGTACAGCACGTCGCCCTGGAGGTCGAGGGCCGGGTAGCGGTCGCGCAGCTCGGCGGCGAGTTCCCAGTAGGTGGTGGCGCTGCGCCCGTCGAGCAGACCGGCCTCGGCGAGCACGAAGGCGCCGCTGCAGATCGAGGCGACGCGCCGGCCGGCGCCGGCCGCGGCGCGCACGGCGGCGACGGTGCGCGGGTCGGGGACGTACCGCTCGCCGGTCCCGGCGACCAGCACGGTGTCGGCGGTCTCCACGGCGTCCAGGCCCCGGCCGACGTACAGGTCCAGGCCGCCGGTGGTGGCGATCGGGCCGGGGTCGGGGGTGCAGACGGTCACCTCGTAGCCGGGGGCGCCGTCGACGAGGGTCTTGTCGAACAGCAGCTCGGGGATGGCGAGGTTGAACATCGACACCCGGGCGGGCGCGACGACGGCGACGCGGTGGGGTGTCCGCCGCTGCGGCATGGCCAGAACCTCCGGTTGCATGGCATTCGGGCCACTACTGTAGGCCGTCCGGGATCTCCAACATGGAGCCATGAATACGCATCACCTGGCCAAGGGGGCCCCGTCCGCCTCCCCCCGACTCGCCGGAGCCGAGGGGGAGTCCGGGGACCGGAGTCCCTCCCCCGCCCTGACCCTCGCCGCCGCCCTCCTCGGCTTCGCGCTGATCACCCTCGACGCGTCCGTGGTGACCGTGGCCCTGCCCGCCGTCGGGGACACGCTCGGCGGCGGGATGACCGGCCTGCAGTGGGTCGTGGACGCCTACACCCTGGCGTTCGCCGCGCTGATGCTGTCCACCGGCGCCTTCGCCGACCGGACCGGGGCGAGCCGGGCGTACGGGATCGGCATCACGCTCTTCACGCTCGCCTCGGCGGCGTGCGGGCTGGCCCCGACCCTGCCCGCGCTGGTCGGTGCGCGCGTGGTGCAGGGCGTGGCGGCGGCCGTCGTCCTGCCCGCCTCGCTGGCGCTGGTGCGGCAGGCGTACCCGGAACCCGCCCGCCGGGCCCGGGCGGTGGCCGCCTGGGCGGCGGGCGGCTCGGTGGCGGTGGCGCTCGGCCCGGTGGCGGGCGGCGCGCTGACCACGGCGTGGGGCTGGCGGGGCGTCTTCTTCATCAATCTGCCGCTCGGCGCGGCGGCCCTGCTCCTGCTGCTCCGCGCCCCGAGGTCGCAGCGCCGTCCGGCGCCGCTGGACCTGCCGGGGCAGGTGACGGCGGTCGTCGCCCTGACCGCGCTCACCTTCGCGGTGATCGAGGGCGGCACGGCGGGGCTGGTGGCGCTGGCGGTGGCCGTCGTGGCGGCGGCGGTGTTCGTCCGGGCCGAGGCGCGGCATCCGCATCCGGTCGTCCCGCCCGGCCTCTTCCGCGACCGGAACGTCTTCGTGGCCGTCGCGGCGGGGGCGGCGTGCAGCGTGGCCTTCTACGGCCTGGTCTTCGTCTTCTCGCTCTTCTTCCAGCAGGTGCAGGGCCGCTCGGCGCTGTACACCGGGCTGATGTTCCTGCCCATGACGGGGCTGATCGCGGTGACGAACCTGCTGTCGGGCAAGCTGGCCGCCCGCCACGGGGCCCGGCTGCCGATGCTGGCGGGCCAGGGGCTGGCGGTGCTCGGGCTGCTGCTCCTGCTCGGCGTCGGCGGGGACACCTCGCCGCCCGTGGTGGCGGCGCTGCTCGTCCCGATGGCGCTGGGCTGCGCCCTGACGATCCCGCCGCTGACCGCCGTGATGATGGACGCGGTGCCGGCCGAGCGGGCGGGGCTGGCGGCGGGTGTGCTCAACGCGGCGCGGCAGGTCGCCGGAGGTCTGGGCATCGCGGTGTTCGGGTCGCTGGTGTCCGGCTCCTTCACCGGCGGGATGCGGGCGAGCCTCGGCATCAGCGCGGCGCTGCTCGCGGTGACGGGTCTGCTGAGCCTGCGTCTCGGCGGCCGTACGGGCGGTTCCTCCTGAGCGGGAGGCGGCCGGGCGGGCGGCCCGACGTGAGCGGGAGGCGGCCGTACGCCGGGGCCCGGCCTCTCCTCCGGCGGCCGGCGCCGGTCGGGTCCGTGCTCCCTCTTCCGTCGTGCCCGGGACCGGGCAGCGGCGGACTCCAGGCCCGGCGCCGGGGTGGCACCCCGCGCGAGCGGAACGGGTCGCCCGCCCATGACCCCGCCCGGGCGGCCCGTTCCGGGGGCCGCGGTGCGGGGCGCGGGGGCCGCGCACGCCCCGGGGTCCGCGGCCCCCGCGCCCGGGAGGGCTACCGCTCCAGGCGTCCGTTGAACCGCCGCGGCAGGCCGAGCGGGTTGTCGTCCCGGAGCTCCGGCGGCAGCAGCGCCTCCGGCGTGTTCTGGTACGCCACCGGCCTCAGCCACCGCTCGACGGCCGTGCCGCCCACCGACGTCGACGTGGACGTCGTCGCCGGGTAGGGACCGCCGTGGTGCTGCGCGGGCGCCACGGCGACGCCGGTCGGCCAGGCGTTGACGAGGACGCGCCCGGCGAGCGGGGTGAGTTCCTCCAGGATCTCGGTGCCCCGGCCCTCGCCGGCGGCCTCCCGCTCGGACAGGTGCACGGTCGCGGTGAGGTTGCCGGGCAGGCGGGTGAGGACGGAGCGGACCTCCGCCTCGTCCTCGTAGCGGGCCACCACGGTGACCGGGCCGAAGCACTCCTCCAGCAGCAGGTCGTGCTCGCCCTCCTCGACCAGCCGGCCCGCCGGAACGGTCAGGAAGCCGGGGCTGACGGTGTGCTCGTCGCCCGCGCCCGGGGCGACCGGCGCCTCGACGTCGGGGAGCTGGGCGCGCTCGGCGACACCGGCGACGAAGTTCTCCCGCATGCGGTGGTCGAGCAGGACGCCGGCCCCGGTGCCGCCGACGGTGTCGGTGAGGGACTTCACCAGGCGGTCGCCCGCGTCGCCGGAGGGCGCGAAGACCAGGCCCGGCTTCACGCAGAACTGGCCGACGCCCAGCGTCATCGAGCCGGCCAGCCCCGAGCCGATCTCCTCGGCGCGCTCCGCCGCGGCGGCCTCGGTGACCAGGACCGGGTTCAGGGAGCCCAGCTCGCCGTGGAAGGGGATCGGGACCGGGCGCGCGGCCGCCGCGTCGAAGAGCGCGCGGCCCCCGCGGACCGAGCCGGTGAAGCCGGCCGCGGCGACCAGCGGGTGCTTGATCAGCTCGATGCCCGCCTCGAAGCCGTGCACCAGCCCCACCACGGCCTCGGGGAGGCCGTGCCGGGCGGCGGCGCGGCGCAGCACCGCGGCGACCCGCTCGGACAGGGCCGGGTGGTCGGGGTGGGCCTTGACCACCACCGGGCAGCCCGCGGCGAGGGCGCTGGCGGTGTCGCCGCCGGGGACGGAGAAGGCGAAGGGGAAGTTGGACGCCGAGTAGACGGCGACGACGCCGAGGGGCACCTTGTAGCGGCGCAGGTCCGGGACGGGCGGGGTCGCGGTGTCGTCGGGGTGGTCGATGACGACGTCGAGGAAGGCGCCCTCGTCGACGATGTCCGCGAAGGCCCGCAACTGGTAGCAGGTGCGGGCGAGTTCTCCGGTGAGCCGGACGGTGCCGAGGGCCGTCTCGGCGTCGGCGGTCTCGACGAGTCCGTCCTTGGCCGCCTCCAGCTCCTCGGCGGCGGTGCGCAGGAACGCCGCGCGGACCCCGCGGTCGGCGAGGGCCCCGCGCGCGTCGTGCGCGGCGCGGACGGCGGCGTCCACCTCCTGGGCTGTGGCCTCCACCGCAACCTGTTCACGCTGCTTCCCGGTACGCGGGTCGACACTCCAGACTGGTGCTGCTGCCACCGTGGGCCCTCCCTACTGATGCCGCAGGCGAATCGCTTGCCATGCCGCAGGATGTACGTCATCCACCAGGGGCGTTCGATATACTGAACGCTGTCTCTGATGATGAATGGCTGTCGGAGACTATATCTCCAGCTTCCCGTCGAACGAAGGGGTCAACGGCGATGTCGGCAGGCGAGACAGGCGGCGGAGCACAGGTCAAGTCCGCGGTGCGGACCGTGGAACTGCTCGAGTACTTCGCCGGGCGCCCCGGTATGCACTCCCTCGCGGCGGTCCAGGAGGCGGTCGGGTATCCCAAGTCCAGCCTGTACATGCTGCTGCGCACCCTGGTGGAGCTCGGCTGGGTCGAGACGGACGCCACGGGCACCCGGTACGGCATCGGCGTGCGGGCGCTGCTGGTGGGCACCTCCTACATCGACGGCGACGAGGTGGTCGCCGCGGCGCGCCCGACCCTGGACCGCCTGTCGGACGACACCACGGAGACCATCCACCTCGCCCGCCTGGACGGCACCAACGTCGTCTACCTCGCCACCCGCCAGTCCCAGCACTACCTGCGCCCCTTCACCCGGGTCGGCCGCCGTCTGCCCGCGCACTCCACCTCCCTCGGCAAGGCGATCCTCGCGACCTGCTCCGACGAGCAGGTCCGCAAGATGCTCCCCGAGACGCTCCCGGCGCTGACCGAGAACACGATCACCGACCGGGAGAAGCTCATCGAGGAGCTGCACCAGGTACGGGAGCAGGGCTTCGCCGTGGACCGCGAGGAGAACACCCTCGGGCTGCGCTGCTTCGGCGTGGCGATCCCCTACCGCACCCCGGCGCGGGACGCGATCAGTTGCTCGGTGCCGGTGGCGCGGCTGACGCCGGCCCACGAGCAGATGGTGAAGGACGCGCTGTTCGACGCGCGGGACCGGCTGACCCTGGCGACCCGGAGGCTCTGAGCGATGCGGGTGACGCTGCGCGAGGTCCACGACAGCGACCTGCCGGTGTTCTACCGGCAGCAGAACGACCCTCAGGCGCGGCGGATGGCGGCCTTCACCCCCGGGGACCCGGCCGACCGGCACGCCTTCGACGCCCAGTGGGCCCGGCTGCGGTCCTCCGCGCGTCTGGCCCGGACGATCCTCGCCGACGGCGACGTGGTGGGCAGCGCCGCGGTGTACGGGGAGCCCGGCGAGCGCGAGGTGACGTACTGGGTGGACCGCGCCCACTGGGGCCGCGGCGTGGCGACGGCGGCCCTGCGCCACCTGCTGGCGGAGGTGCCCGAACGCCCGCTGTACGCGCGCGCCGCGGCGGACAACGCCGCGTCCCGGCGGGTGCTGGAGAAGTGCGGCTTCCGCCTCACCGCCCGGGCCCGCGGGTTCGCCCCGGCGCGCGGTGCGGAGATCGACGAGGTGGTGCTGACGCTGGAGGGCTGAGCCGCCCGCGCCCCGCCCGGCTCCATGGACGGACGCCCAGCCTCATGACCGGACGCACCGCGCCGTGAACGGGCGCCCGGCTTCATGAACGGACGATGAGAAATCGGCCGGAAGGGAACGATTCACTCCCGTCCGTTCGTCCATGGGGCGGGATGAACAAGACGATCAGGCGCGCATCGGTCTTCACGCTGCTCCTGGTGCTCGCTCTGCTGGTCAGGGCGACCTGGGTGCAGTTCTACCAAGGCCGGGCGCTCGCGGACGACAAGGACAACCGGCGCAACGCGATCGAGACGTACGCGGAGCCGCTCGGGAACATCATCGTGGCCGGCGAGGCGGTCACCGGCTCGGCGCGGACGGAGGGCGGCGACCTCGCGTACAAGCGGACCTACGAGGACGGCGAGCTGTACGCGGCGGTGACGGGCTACGCCTCGCAGGCGTACGCCCCGACCCAGTTGGAGGGCATCTACCAGGACCTGCTCAACGGCACCGACAACCGGCTGAAGACCGTGATGGACACGGTCACCGGCAAGCGGGCCGACCCGGGCAGCGTGGTCACGACGATCGACCCGGAGGTGCAGCGGGCCGGGTACGAGGCGCTCGGGGACAAGAAGGGCGCCGCCGTCGCCATCGACCCGAAGACGGGCCGGATCCTCGCGGTGGTCTCCACACCGTCGTACGACCCGTCGGCGCTGACCGACGCCAACACCGCGGGGAAGGCGTGGAAGCGGCTCAACGCCGACCCGGACAAGCCGCTCACCAACCGGGCGCTGCGCCAGCCGCTGCCGCCGGGCTCGACGTTCAAGCTGGTCGTCGCGGCGGCGGCGCTGGAGGACGGGCTGTACACCTCGGTGGACCAGCCCACCGACAGCCCCGACCCGTACCGGCTGCCGGGCACCGTCCGGGACCTGACCAACGAGAACCCGAACGCGCCCTGTGAGAACGCCACGATCCGCACCGCGCTCCAGTACTCGTGC contains the following coding sequences:
- a CDS encoding MFS transporter; the protein is MNTHHLAKGAPSASPRLAGAEGESGDRSPSPALTLAAALLGFALITLDASVVTVALPAVGDTLGGGMTGLQWVVDAYTLAFAALMLSTGAFADRTGASRAYGIGITLFTLASAACGLAPTLPALVGARVVQGVAAAVVLPASLALVRQAYPEPARRARAVAAWAAGGSVAVALGPVAGGALTTAWGWRGVFFINLPLGAAALLLLLRAPRSQRRPAPLDLPGQVTAVVALTALTFAVIEGGTAGLVALAVAVVAAAVFVRAEARHPHPVVPPGLFRDRNVFVAVAAGAACSVAFYGLVFVFSLFFQQVQGRSALYTGLMFLPMTGLIAVTNLLSGKLAARHGARLPMLAGQGLAVLGLLLLLGVGGDTSPPVVAALLVPMALGCALTIPPLTAVMMDAVPAERAGLAAGVLNAARQVAGGLGIAVFGSLVSGSFTGGMRASLGISAALLAVTGLLSLRLGGRTGGSS
- a CDS encoding aldehyde dehydrogenase (NADP(+)) produces the protein MAAAPVWSVDPRTGKQREQVAVEATAQEVDAAVRAAHDARGALADRGVRAAFLRTAAEELEAAKDGLVETADAETALGTVRLTGELARTCYQLRAFADIVDEGAFLDVVIDHPDDTATPPVPDLRRYKVPLGVVAVYSASNFPFAFSVPGGDTASALAAGCPVVVKAHPDHPALSERVAAVLRRAAARHGLPEAVVGLVHGFEAGIELIKHPLVAAAGFTGSVRGGRALFDAAAARPVPIPFHGELGSLNPVLVTEAAAAERAEEIGSGLAGSMTLGVGQFCVKPGLVFAPSGDAGDRLVKSLTDTVGGTGAGVLLDHRMRENFVAGVAERAQLPDVEAPVAPGAGDEHTVSPGFLTVPAGRLVEEGEHDLLLEECFGPVTVVARYEDEAEVRSVLTRLPGNLTATVHLSEREAAGEGRGTEILEELTPLAGRVLVNAWPTGVAVAPAQHHGGPYPATTSTSTSVGGTAVERWLRPVAYQNTPEALLPPELRDDNPLGLPRRFNGRLER
- a CDS encoding IclR family transcriptional regulator, with translation MSAGETGGGAQVKSAVRTVELLEYFAGRPGMHSLAAVQEAVGYPKSSLYMLLRTLVELGWVETDATGTRYGIGVRALLVGTSYIDGDEVVAAARPTLDRLSDDTTETIHLARLDGTNVVYLATRQSQHYLRPFTRVGRRLPAHSTSLGKAILATCSDEQVRKMLPETLPALTENTITDREKLIEELHQVREQGFAVDREENTLGLRCFGVAIPYRTPARDAISCSVPVARLTPAHEQMVKDALFDARDRLTLATRRL
- a CDS encoding GNAT family N-acetyltransferase, with protein sequence MRVTLREVHDSDLPVFYRQQNDPQARRMAAFTPGDPADRHAFDAQWARLRSSARLARTILADGDVVGSAAVYGEPGEREVTYWVDRAHWGRGVATAALRHLLAEVPERPLYARAAADNAASRRVLEKCGFRLTARARGFAPARGAEIDEVVLTLEG
- a CDS encoding peptidoglycan D,D-transpeptidase FtsI family protein; translated protein: MNKTIRRASVFTLLLVLALLVRATWVQFYQGRALADDKDNRRNAIETYAEPLGNIIVAGEAVTGSARTEGGDLAYKRTYEDGELYAAVTGYASQAYAPTQLEGIYQDLLNGTDNRLKTVMDTVTGKRADPGSVVTTIDPEVQRAGYEALGDKKGAAVAIDPKTGRILAVVSTPSYDPSALTDANTAGKAWKRLNADPDKPLTNRALRQPLPPGSTFKLVVAAAALEDGLYTSVDQPTDSPDPYRLPGTVRDLTNENPNAPCENATIRTALQYSCNNVFARMAVALGQDKVEAMAEKFGFNDESQDVPVRAYTSVYPSGMNDSQTALTGIGQFDVTATPLQMAMVSAAIANGGKLVAPHMVSQVTDSDGDVLENYDDAPETKEIVSSSTAGQLESAMRTVVDKGTGSNARVAGATVGGKTGTAQHGENNSKTPYAWFTSYATSDSTGEEVAVAVLVEQSDAARSEVSGNGLAAPVAKAMMEAALKS